The Saccharolobus shibatae B12 genomic interval GTAGAATTGTGGTTTAGAAATCACAAATTAGAAGTTGAGATAGTTGCCCTAGTTGAAAACGGCGAAGTTAAAAGGACATTCCTAGGATTGGAAATCCCAGCTCCAAGGTTTACTACATGGGATCTCCCTTCACATTACATTGTTGCAGATAATATCTTTGCAGCTAGGTTATATGTAGGACCAGAAATTGATCCTCCTTTCGGTTCATTTAAGCTTTATATAAACGATAAGTTTGTAGGAGAAGGTGAGCCAAAATACAAGCCAGAGGAAAAGGTTAGGGAGCACATGAGGGGTTACGTTTCCTTGGGAGTATTTATTGGTCCAACCAGCGTTAAAAAAGGAGATAAGATAAGGGTGGAGGGTAAGAAAAGTATAAGCGTAAGTCTAATATGAGTTGGAAATAGTTTTTTAACCAATTATTGAGGAAGCAAAGAGATATGATTGTAAGTGTTACAGCTGAGCTTGGCTTGGACATTGGTCAAAATTTCGCTGGAGGCTTAGGTATTCTCGAAGGGGATAAATTTTACGCTGCATCTAGATTAGGTATTAACTATACAGTAATTACGTTATTTTACAGAAGAGGCTACGTT includes:
- a CDS encoding 2-keto-4-pentenoate hydratase is translated as MKKAELLFNAYKSRKEIEPFPLTEDEAKKVKEEFIDILINSEGLGGYKLSGFGEGVLTKAMITRENTVELWFRNHKLEVEIVALVENGEVKRTFLGLEIPAPRFTTWDLPSHYIVADNIFAARLYVGPEIDPPFGSFKLYINDKFVGEGEPKYKPEEKVREHMRGYVSLGVFIGPTSVKKGDKIRVEGKKSISVSLI